CGATCCTGATGACAAGAAATTCCATTCGACTTTTGTTCATTACGTTATTGTCTCTGCTGACACTGAATCTGTCTGCGCAGATAAAACTCCAGGGCAAGGTGACCGAAAAGGGAAGCGATGAAGTAGTACCCTTTGCCCATGTTTTTTTGAAGGGCACACAAATTGGAACTACCACCAACATGGAAGGAATTTTTGATCTCCGAGTCAAATCATCAAGCCTTCCTTCAGATACTTTAGTGGTTTCCTCTCTGGGTTATATCACTCAAAGCATCCTACTCAGGGGCCAAAGCTATATCGAAATTGATCTGGAACCAGAACTACGTATGATGGAAGATATCGTAGTTAAGGCCGGAGAGAACCCAGCTTACGCAGTGATGGACCGCATCATCAAAAACAAGGACCAAAACAATGCTGACAAACTAGACAATTACAGTTGCGAGGAGTATTCCAAAATTCGATTTGATTTGAATCACCTGACCGAAAAAGTAAAAAATAATTTTTTCCTCAAACCCTTCGACTACATCTGGAACAATACCGACACGACCAGCGATGGGGTCAGCTATCTAACCGTCCTTCTGGTAGAGAAAAATTCTTCACACTACTATAGACGCACCCCTCCCAAACGAAAAAGCATCGTAGAAGGCAAAAAGGTAACTGGACTTCCTGGTCCAAAAATTCTCGAATTCGTTGAGGAGCTTTATTTCACGCCCAATGTATACGACAACTATATCGTCATCCTGGAAAAGAACTTCCCTAGCCCACTCAACAACAATTACAAGCTACACTACGAATATTATCTGGACAGTGCCGGATCGGGGGATAATAAAACCTATAATCTACAATTCGAACCCAAACTGGAGCGAGACCTGGCCTTTCGCGGTGAAATGACCATCGACTCTGGCAGCTATGCCGTGCAGGAGATTTCCCTCAGGTTCGACATCATGGCCAATGTCAATTTTGTTCGTAGCTACCTGGTGGAGCAAAAATACGAAGCTGTGGATGGCGAACACTGGATGCTGGCTGAATCACGAGTATTAGGAGACTACACAGTGGTGGAAAACTCCTCGGATCTCACTGGATTCTTTGGAAGAAAACATGCTACCTACCGCAACTATCAGATCAACGATGTTCCCTATCTGGAAGCTTACAATGGAATCGAGCTCGTGACCGAAACAGATAGTGCAGAGTTGCGAGGTGAATCCTATTGGCAAGCCATCCCTGACCGACAACTCGACGAAAAGGAAGAAGGCGTCACTCAAATGGTCGACCAGCTCGAAACCGATCCGGCCTTCATTTTCAGAAAAAATCTCGTCATGGGCTTTGTATCCGGCTATGTACCATGGAAAAGCTGGGAGATTGGTGATTTCTACACTTTCTACAGCAACAACTACGTCGAGGATTCACGTGTCAAATTTGGATTCAGGTCTGATCCTGACCTAGCCTTTCCTCTGTCAGGATCAGTTTATGGTGCTTATGGATTCAAAGACGAAAAATGGAAGTACGGACTTCAGCTCGGCTACCGACTGGATACCCAAAACAAAAACCGCATCGGCGCAAGTTATCGCTATGATATCATGCAGCTAGGCCGCAGCATCAATGCGCTCCCGATCGATCATATCCTGACATCTATCGTGCAGATCGGCAGCAACGAATCCAGACTATATGAGGAGGAAATCACCGGACACTACGAACGAGAACTGACCACAGGTCTGGTGACACGTTTGTCCTACTTTCGATCTGAAGTAGCCCCAACCGGCGACATTCAATTCGAAGAAACAGTCGCAGGAGTAGTCGATAACTATACAGCCAGCGGACTTACCTGGACCCTCAAATTCAACTGGCAGAACAAGGACTTAAAAGGTGACTTCTATCACAGGGATGATTTCAAGAAAGAATTCAGGCGCTTTCCAGATTTGGCCATAGAGTACCAGTACTCGGGGAAAAGCTTTGGAGCAGATGTACCATTTCAAAAAAGCCGAGCCTATCTACGGCAACACCTGCGTACCAAAAAGCTAGGCTATTTTCAGTATCACATCGAAGCAGGTAAGACCTGGGGAGAGGTTCCCTACCCGTATCTCAACACACCCTACAGCAATCAACTCGTACTTTACGACGACATGGCTTTCAATCTGATGCATTATCTGGAATTTATCACCGATCAATATTTCACGGTCAATGTGCAGCAGCATTTCGATGGGTTCATCATGGATCGCATCCCCCTTGTCAATCGCCTAAAGTGGCGAAGTTTTGTCTTTGCCAAAGGCTACTGGGGCGAACTGTCACAGCAAAATATCGACTCGCCCTACCTGATGCCAACAGGTACAGTCGCCATGACCGAACCCTATTACGAAGTGGGTTTTGGTTTGGAAAACATTTTCAAAATAGCCCGAATGGAT
This is a stretch of genomic DNA from Reichenbachiella ulvae. It encodes these proteins:
- a CDS encoding DUF5686 and carboxypeptidase-like regulatory domain-containing protein; this encodes MTRNSIRLLFITLLSLLTLNLSAQIKLQGKVTEKGSDEVVPFAHVFLKGTQIGTTTNMEGIFDLRVKSSSLPSDTLVVSSLGYITQSILLRGQSYIEIDLEPELRMMEDIVVKAGENPAYAVMDRIIKNKDQNNADKLDNYSCEEYSKIRFDLNHLTEKVKNNFFLKPFDYIWNNTDTTSDGVSYLTVLLVEKNSSHYYRRTPPKRKSIVEGKKVTGLPGPKILEFVEELYFTPNVYDNYIVILEKNFPSPLNNNYKLHYEYYLDSAGSGDNKTYNLQFEPKLERDLAFRGEMTIDSGSYAVQEISLRFDIMANVNFVRSYLVEQKYEAVDGEHWMLAESRVLGDYTVVENSSDLTGFFGRKHATYRNYQINDVPYLEAYNGIELVTETDSAELRGESYWQAIPDRQLDEKEEGVTQMVDQLETDPAFIFRKNLVMGFVSGYVPWKSWEIGDFYTFYSNNYVEDSRVKFGFRSDPDLAFPLSGSVYGAYGFKDEKWKYGLQLGYRLDTQNKNRIGASYRYDIMQLGRSINALPIDHILTSIVQIGSNESRLYEEEITGHYERELTTGLVTRLSYFRSEVAPTGDIQFEETVAGVVDNYTASGLTWTLKFNWQNKDLKGDFYHRDDFKKEFRRFPDLAIEYQYSGKSFGADVPFQKSRAYLRQHLRTKKLGYFQYHIEAGKTWGEVPYPYLNTPYSNQLVLYDDMAFNLMHYLEFITDQYFTVNVQQHFDGFIMDRIPLVNRLKWRSFVFAKGYWGELSQQNIDSPYLMPTGTVAMTEPYYEVGFGLENIFKIARMDFVWRLNDTTLPDSYTFIVKPSFRFSF